A section of the Flavobacterium sp. CG_23.5 genome encodes:
- a CDS encoding ribonuclease III family protein encodes MRIIKKIFSKSRSLEDGIFFDSIQKILGFAPLNLDFYKKAFTHRSSNRLDVLGNPINYERLEFLGDAMLSSVIAAHLFSKAPAGDEGYLTKMRSKIVSREHLNELGKDLNLVQYIESKVPLQHFGENIHGNIFESLVGAIYLDRGYVYCEKFIQKRVVVPYVDIARLEGKVISYKSLVIEWCQKEKKVFHYDIFEDNAIDGQRLFGVKLSIDDKVIAKARATSKKKAEEKASQRAYFAFQEKMDRK; translated from the coding sequence ATGCGTATAATTAAAAAAATATTTTCAAAATCCCGTTCTCTAGAAGACGGGATTTTTTTTGATTCTATCCAAAAAATATTGGGTTTTGCCCCTTTAAATCTAGATTTTTACAAAAAGGCATTCACCCATCGTTCTTCTAATCGCTTGGATGTTTTAGGAAATCCAATCAATTATGAACGGTTAGAATTTTTAGGCGATGCCATGCTAAGCTCAGTAATTGCTGCACATCTATTCAGCAAAGCACCTGCGGGAGACGAAGGCTATTTGACCAAAATGCGTTCAAAAATTGTAAGCCGAGAACACCTGAATGAACTAGGTAAGGATTTAAATTTAGTCCAATATATAGAAAGCAAAGTGCCACTTCAGCATTTTGGCGAAAACATACACGGAAATATATTTGAATCATTAGTGGGAGCAATTTATCTAGATAGAGGCTATGTTTATTGCGAAAAATTTATCCAAAAAAGAGTTGTTGTTCCGTACGTTGACATCGCCAGACTGGAAGGCAAAGTTATCAGCTATAAAAGTTTAGTTATAGAATGGTGTCAAAAAGAAAAAAAGGTATTTCATTATGATATTTTTGAAGATAACGCAATCGATGGACAACGTTTGTTTGGTGTAAAACTGAGCATTGATGATAAAGTAATTGCAAAAGCCAGAGCCACTTCTAAAAAGAAAGCAGAAGAAAAAGCATCCCAACGTGCCTATTTTGCATTCCAGGAAAAGATGGACAGAAAATAA